The proteins below are encoded in one region of Epinephelus lanceolatus isolate andai-2023 chromosome 7, ASM4190304v1, whole genome shotgun sequence:
- the LOC117261109 gene encoding neuronal acetylcholine receptor subunit non-alpha-2-like has translation MKLAVLLLLLCPLSLADIPAQSEFVSLAEMEDALLKNLFQGYQRWVRPIQHANDTVRVRFGLKISQLVDVDEKNQLMTTNVWLLQEWIDYKLRWNPDKYGGITSIRVPSENIWLPDIVLYENADGRFEGSLMTKAIVKFNGAITWTPPASYKSACTMDVTFFPFDRQNCTMKFGSWTYDGNMVDLVLIDNQVDRKDFFDNGEWEILSATGARGNRKDDMYSYPFITYSFILKRLPLFYTLFLIIPCLGLSFLTVLVFYLPSDEGEKLSLSTSVLVSLTVFLLVIEEIIPSSSKVIPLIGEYLLFIMIFVTLSIIVTVFVINVHHRSSATYHPMSPWVRNLFLQKLPRLLCMRGHTDRYHYPELAPESPELKPRSGRKGGQKANSGAHGQTTSEGKEDEAWATMLDKAIYSVRYISRHIHKEHFIHEVVQDWKFVAQVLDRIFLWAFLTVSVLGTVLIFTPALYMFLKIPPPTASEDPPSH, from the exons ATGAAGTTGgcggtcctcctcctcctcctctgcccgcTGTCCCTCGCCGACATCCCCG CTCAGAGTGAGTTTGTATCCTTGGCGGAGATGGAGGACGCCCTGCTGAAGAACCTTTTCCAAGGCTACCAGCGCTGGGTCAGGCCCATCCAGCACGCCAACGACACTGTGAGGGTGCGCTTCGGACTCAAGATCTCCCAGCTGGTTGATGTG GATGAGAAGAACCAGCTAATGACAACTAACGTTTGGCTGCTTCAg GAGTGGATCGATTACAAGCTGCGATGGAATCCAGACAAATATGGAGGAATCACTTCGATCAGAGTCCCGTCTGAAAATATCTGGCTCCCAGACATCGTCCTCTATGAGAA TGCTGACGGGCGGTTCGAGGGCTCCCTGATGACCAAAGCCATTGTCAAGTTCAACGGTGCCATCACCTGGACACCACCTGCCAGTTACAAATCCGCCTGCACTATGGACGTCACCTTCTTCCCCTTCGACCGCCAGAACTGCACCATGAAGTTTGGCTCCTGGACATACGACGGCAACATGGTGGACCTGGTTTTGATAGACAACCAGGTAGACCGGAAGGACTTCTTCGACAATGGGGAGTGGGAGATCCTTAGCGCCACTGGTGCCAGAGGGAACAGGAAGGATGACATGTATTCGTACCCCTTCATCACTTATTCCTTCATTCTGAAGAGGTTGCCGTTGTTCTACACACTCTTCCTCATCATCCCATGTTTGGGTTTGTCCTTTCTGACCGTCCTGGTGTTTTACCTTCCCTCGGATGAGGGCGAGAAGCTGTCACTCTCCACCTCTGTCCTTGTGTCGCTCACTGTGTTCCTCCTGGTCATAGAAGAAATCATCCCCTCTTCCTCCAAGGTGATCCCGCTTATCGGAGAGTACTTGCTTTTCATTATGATCTTCGTCACACTCTCAATCATCGTCACTGTCTTCGTCATCAACGTGCACCACCGCTCCTCAGCCACCTACCACCCCATGTCGCCGTGGGTTCGTAACCTCTTCCTTCAGAAATTGCCAAGGTTGCTCTGCATGCGTGGACACACCGACCGCTACCACTATCCAGAGCTGGCTCCTGAGAGCCCCGAGCTGAAGCCTCGTTCAGGTCGGAAAGGAGGCCAGAAGGCAAACAGTGGAGCTCACGGACAAACGACTTCTGAGGGGAAGGAGGATGAGGCCTGGGCGACCATGTTGGACAAGGCTATCTACTCAGTGCGCTACATAAGCAGACATATCCacaaggaacacttcatccatGAG GTGGTCCAAGACTGGAAGTTTGTGGCCCAGGTGTTAGACAGGATCTTCTTGTGGGCTTTCCTCACCGTCTCAGTTCTGGGCACCGTCCTCATCTTCACTCCAGCTCTGTACATGTTTTTGAAAATCCCTCCTCCAACAGCAAGTGAGGATCCACCTTCACACTAG
- the LOC117261110 gene encoding uncharacterized protein C3orf85-like, whose product MRSVILFALLSGVFAAPFAKEEEAKRFIRLKRQTGYWDPHHSQNQWGYTIQEQANEYWTAIRTDAQYYMDMSNMMFDRSVATENNRLYMEMLRNARAHLDSQTGGHR is encoded by the exons GGGTGTTTGCCGCCCCGTTCgcgaaggaggaggaggcgaaGCGATTCATCAGGttgaagagacagacaggataCTGGGATCCACACCACTCTCAGAACCAGTGGGGTTACACCATTCAGGAGCAG GCAAACGAGTACTGGACAGCAATACGCACAGATGCACAGTACTACATGGACATGAGTAACATGATGTTCGATCGCTCTGTGGCAAC GGAAAACAACAGACTGTATATGGAGATGCTGCGCAATGCACGAGCTCACCTGGACAGTCAGACGGGTGGAcacagataa